From Acomys russatus chromosome 25, mAcoRus1.1, whole genome shotgun sequence, a single genomic window includes:
- the Spag7 gene encoding sperm-associated antigen 7, with the protein MADLLGSILSSMEKPPSLGDQESRRKAREQAARLKKLQEQDKQQKVEFRKRMEKEVSDFIQDSGQIKKKFQPMNKIERSILHDVVEVAGLTSFSFGEDDDCRYVMIFKKEFAPSDEELDSYRHGEEWDPQKAEEKRRLKELAQKQEAEAAQQGPAVVSPASDYKDKYSHLIGKGAAKDAAHMLQANKTYGCVPVANKRDTRSIEEAMNEIRAKKRLRQSGEELPTTS; encoded by the exons ATGGCGGACCTACTGGGCTCCATCCTGAGCTCCATGGAGAAGCCACCCAGCCTCGGCGACCAGGAAAGTCGGCGCAAGGCCCGAG AGCAGGCCGCCCGCCTGAAGAAACTCCAAGAGCAAGACAAACAGCAGAAAGTGGAATTTCGTAAAAGG atggagaaagaggtgtCTGATTTCATCCAGGACAGCGGACAGATCAAGAAAAAGTTTCAGCCCATGAACAAGATCGAGAGGAGCATACT CCATGATGTGGTAGAGGTAGCTGGCCTCACGTCCTTCTCCTTTGGAGAAGATGACGACTGTCGCTATGTCATGATCTTCAAAAAG GAGTTTGCACCCTCAGATGAAGAGCTAGACTCCTACCGTCATGGAGAGGAGTGGGACCCCCAGAAGGCGGAAGAGAAGCGGAGGCTGAAG GAACTGGCTCAGAAGCAGGAGGCCGAGGCAGCGCAGCAGGGCCCCGCGGTGGTGAGCCCTGCCAGCGACTACAAGGACAAATACAGCCACCTGATTGGCAAAGGAGCAGCCAAAGACGCAGCACATATGCTACAAGCCAACAAGACTTATGGCTGTG TGCCCGTGGCCAACAAGCGGGACACACGCTCCATAGAAGAGGCCATGAATGAGATCCGAGCCAAGAAACGTCTGCGGCAGAGTGGGGAAGAGTTGCCAACTACCTCCTAG